A part of Candidatus Zixiibacteriota bacterium genomic DNA contains:
- a CDS encoding heavy-metal-associated domain-containing protein has product MKKILVLASLGFLLVIVSTSLSLAGPGCPSGKTPADCKMAGTPACPSMIKAETDKKVEENVQCADVTLTIEGMKDAESEAAISKAVTAMEGVIKVQSISASEGKAVVCFDPKKADAAKIASVIEGAGFKARVTGETKICNPAVKAECTGHK; this is encoded by the coding sequence GTGAAAAAAATTCTCGTACTCGCCTCACTGGGTTTTCTACTGGTTATCGTTTCGACCTCCTTATCTTTGGCCGGACCGGGTTGCCCTTCCGGCAAGACCCCGGCCGACTGCAAGATGGCTGGAACGCCCGCCTGTCCCTCGATGATTAAGGCCGAGACCGACAAAAAGGTCGAAGAGAATGTCCAGTGCGCCGATGTGACTCTGACTATCGAAGGCATGAAAGATGCCGAAAGCGAGGCCGCGATCAGCAAAGCCGTGACCGCTATGGAGGGAGTCATCAAAGTCCAGTCGATTTCCGCCTCCGAGGGTAAAGCGGTAGTTTGCTTTGATCCGAAAAAGGCCGATGCCGCCAAGATTGCCTCGGTGATCGAAGGTGCCGGATTCAAAGCCCGGGTAACCGGTGAGACCAAAATCTGTAATCCGGCCGTCAAGGCCGAATGTACCGGCCACAAGTAG